In a single window of the Acipenser ruthenus chromosome 42, fAciRut3.2 maternal haplotype, whole genome shotgun sequence genome:
- the LOC117400979 gene encoding uncharacterized protein LOC117400979, with amino-acid sequence MWHIPKSCKMAAKQNTCLELPTLGRSFQLGVLYDCRPDAIIPGTTLWDSEALKNNADLQPQPGTDTQLITADSPEDKAAALSIALPLKASVLSGLVDLKGSAEYLTYKSKSRECVRVTLLHRTSVQFEELNMANMGQHSISYPEVFDKGTATHVVTAVLHGAQVFLVFDCKVLPSENKDDIRRKLKLLIKNKLIDKGNGDLKEEETLNISEINCTFHGDFPLPKNPVTFQEAIDIYSTLPNLLGENGENAVPVKVWLHPLNDIDSRAAQLVHEIRGDLVDSLQAVLEELDEFEMLCTDMMKDEVTLKFSVFNKKLQQFKEFCLEYKLCFQKHLSRMIPLIRRGEETEDVIVDILKTREQSPFSKSALKAWLDDKDKEMAVVQSYVRMLNNLKMMSSEKKLIEEVLDPVAEHVVCFMFTSLQNEETYLSDLSNYLQSQNNENLPGQVVAPYDYEKQVGQQWFKLPAVSKRMRSYARLFLEFSKANAASEHIKFIVASKEDTDYEGASIYLYDEGYLENTNFEPLSKPDPPQILNNTHNSVTLKLMPPCHGVAEVEKYKVEYRDVEKEIWALVETPDKAEPFTVNGLLPNTQYQFRYSAVCKAGVSASSEISANVTTHPTSQSDSVTGSTEPDPPSKKECAVVRDRTGQGPYSTENIDTSQNTNRNKQNKGMGARSETNQYQGSVHTSQYERDPKHRKERYDTSQRGGLTDRKPRRLAEHVRNKMSRKSKVNSNTKLSLFNMSLWEEKLDKDGYCRRHTFGKASQKHNKTIMLIGATGAGKTTLINGMINYILGVEWEDNFRFVLIDEGKQKSQAESQTAAITAYKINHMNGFQVPYSLTIVDTPGFGDTRGIKHDQRITELVRDFFSQPGGIDQIDAVCFVTQSSLARLTHTQKYVFDSVLSIFGKDIADNIVMLVTFADGQKPPVLEAIKVSCIPCSRDTAGDPIYFKFNNSALFVDNTGPSKSASEDFQSNDFDKMFWKMGSASFSKFFNSLVKMETKSLVLTQEVLQERKQLEVVVEGLQPQINAGLTTLDEIKKTKLALEQHQAEMEANKDFEYEIEITKPVQVENTSGYITNCQNCHFTCHDHCIYANDKDKDKCSAMDKTGYCKICPGKCIWNVHFNQKYKWSYVITKEKKTYSELKERFEAAHGEVMTTENIFQKLENEFAAVQEIVYGLIGESHRCLGRLKEIALRPNPLSTPNYIDLMIESEKQEAKPGFQNRIHVLMEVRKRAEIMEKVFRGEVLPEEWQQYSVPQKQKGKGVFGTIKDWLCSAVGHALSSQSQPAHSEMNQVTHSERGNPRGGYNMQRGGRDSPRGAYNMHRGGRDSPRGAYNMQRGGRDSPRGAYSMQRGGMDSPRGAYNIHRGGEDSPCGGSNYQGTEHGRGRGREEEAGLVV; translated from the exons ATGTGGCACATCCCTAAAAGCTGCAAAATGGCAGCCAAACAAAATACTTGTCTAGAGCTGCCAACTCTTGGAAGATCTTTCCAGCTGGGAGTGCTTTACGACTGTCGCCCTGACGCCATTATTCCAG GGACCACACTATGGGATTCAGAAGCCTTGAAGAACAATGCTGACCTTCAGCCTCAGCCTGGTACTGATACCCAGCTGATCACAGCAGACTCCCCTGAGGACAAAGCTGCAGCTTTGAGCATTGCACTGCCATTGAAGGCAAGCGTTTTAAGTGGGCTTGTTGATTTAAAAGGGTCAGCAGAATACTTGACTTATAAAAGCAAATCTAGAGAATGTGTCAGAGTTACTCTGTTACATAGAACATCAGTTCAATTTGAGGAACTGAACATGGCTAACATGGGGCAGCACAGTATCTCCTACCCAGAAGTATTTGACAAAGGCACAGCAACACATGTCGTTACTGCAGTGCTGCATGGAGCGCAGGTGTTTCTTGTGTTTGATTGCAAAGTCCTTCCTTCTGAGAACAAGGACGACATCCGCAGAAAACTGAAGTTACTGATCAAAAACAAACTAATAGATAAAGGGAACGGTGACCTAAAAGAGGAAGAAACATTAAATATTTCTGAAATCAACTGCACCTTTCATGGAGATTTTCCACTTCCAAAGAATCCTGTGACCTTTCAAGAAGCCATTGACATATATTCCACTCTACCAAACTTACTGGGTGAAAATGGAGAGAATGCTGTGCCAGTGAAAGTGTGGCTTCACCCCTTGAACGATATAGACTCCAGGGCTGCCCAGCTTGTTCATGAAATACGTGGAGATCTAGTTGATTCTTTACAGGCTGTTCTGGAAGAGCTGGATGAATTTGAAATGCTGTGCACTGACATGATGAAAGATGAAGTTACACTGAAGTTCTCTGTGTTTAATAAAAAGTTGCAGCAATTCAAAGAGTTCTGCTTAGAGTACAAATTGTGTTTCCAGAAACATTTATCAAGAATGATTCCATTGATCCGTAGAGGTGAAGAGACAGAAGACGTGATTGTGGACATCCTGAAAACCAGAGAACAGTCACCATTCAGCAAGAGTGCACTGAAGGCATGGCTGGATGACAAAGATAAAGAGATGGCAGTCGTACAATCTTACGTCAGAATGCTAAACAATCTGAAAATGATGTCATCAGAAAAGAAGCTAATTGAAGAGGTTTTAGATCCAGTTGCAGAACACGTTGTATGCTTCATGTTTACCTCATTGCAAAATGAAGAAACCTATCTGTCAGACCTGTCAAACTACCTGCAGTCCCAAAACAATGAGAACCTACCAGGGCAGGTAGTCGCTCCCTATGATTATGAAAAGCAAGTAGGACAGCAGTGGTTCAAATTGCCAGCAGTTTCCAAAAGGATGCGGAGCTACGCCAGGCTTTTCTTGGAATTCTCAAAAGCCAACGCGGCTTCAGAGCACATTAAATTCATTGTAGCTTCCAAAGAAGATACAGATTATGAAGGAGCATCAATTTACCTGTATGACGAAGGTTATTTGGAGAACACAAACTTTGAACCTCTATCAAAGCCTGACCCTCCACAGATtcttaacaatacacacaacagTGTTACACTGAAGTTAATGCCACCATGTCACGGTGTTGCTGAAGTAGAAAAGTACAAGGTAGAGTATAGAGATGTGGAAAAAGAAATCTGGGCATTGGTAGAAACCCCAGACAAAGCTGAACCATTTACTGTGAACGGGTTACTTCCCAACACACAGTACCAATTCAGATATTCAGCAGTATGTAAAGCAGGAGTCAGTGCATCTAGTGAGATAAGTGCCAATGTGACCACACATCCCACAAGCCAGTCTGATAGTGTAACAGGCTCCACAGAACCAGATCCACCAAGCAAGAAAGAGTGTGCTGTGGTTAGAGATAGGACTGGACAAGGTCCATACTCTACGGAAAATATAGACACATCGCAAAACACCAACAGGAATAAACAGAACAAAGGCATGGGAGCGAGATCAGAAACTAACCAGTACCAAGGTAGTGTTCATACCTCACAGTATGAAAGAGATCCCAAACACAGGAAAGAGAGATATGACACGTCTCAAAggggaggcttaactgacaggaAGCCAAGAAGACTTGCTGAACATGTTCGTAATAAAATGAGCAGAAAAAGTAAagtgaattcaaacacaaaactttCCTTGTTCAATATGAGTCTGTGGGAAGAGAAGCTAGACAAGGATGGATACTGCAGAAGACATACATTTGGAAAAGCAAGCCAAAAACATAACAAGACGATTATGCTAATTGGAGCCACTGGGGCAGGTAAAACTACACTCATCAACGGGATGATCAACTACATCCTGGGAGTAGAATGGGAGGATAACTTTCGATTTGTGTTAATTGACGAAGGGAAGCAGAAATCCCAGGCTGAAAGTCAGACAGCAGCGATCACtgcatacaaaattaatcatatgaATGGATTTCAGGTTCCATATTCCCTTACTATTGTAGATACTCCAGGATTCGGAGACACAAGAGGAATAAAACACGACCAAAGAATCACTGAGTTGGTCCGTGACTTTTTTTCTCAACCTGGAGGTATTGACCAGATTGATGCCGTCTGCTTCGTAACTCAGTCCTCGCTTGCTCGCCTAACCCACACACAGAAATATGTGTTTGACTCCGTTCTTTCCATATTTGGGAAAGATATTGCCGACAACATTGTCATGCTGGTCACCTTTGCAGATGGACAGAAGCCACCGGTTCTTGAGGCAATCAAAGTATCCTGTATACCTTGTTCAAGAGATACAGCAGGAGACCCGATTTACTTCAAATTTAACAACTCAGCTCTATTCGTTGACAATACAGGACCCAGTAAGTCAGCTAGTGAAGATTTTCAGAGCAATGACTTTGACAAAATGTTCTGGAAGATGGGCTCAGCTAGCTTTTCTAAATTCTTCAATTCCCTGGTGAAGATGGAAACTAAGAGCTTAGTTCTAACACAAGAAGTTCTTCAAGAGCGAAAGCAGCTGGAAGTGGTTGTGGAGGGTTTGCAACCCCAAATCAATGCTGGTCTGACAACACTCGATGAAATAAAAAAGACTAAGCTTGCTTTGGAACAACATCAAGCAGAAATGGAGGCCAATAAGGACTTTGAGTATGAAATTGAAATAACAAAACCAGTCCAGGTGGAAAATACAAGTGGCTATATAACCAACTGCCAAAACTGTCACTTCACGTGTCATGATCATTGTATCTATGCAAATGACAAAGACAAGGATAAATGCTCCGCTATGGATAAGACAGGCTACTGCAAAATTTGTCCTGGCAAATGTATCTGGAATGTTCACTTTAACCAAAAGTACAAATGGAGCTATGTCAtcacaaaggaaaagaaaacatacagtgagcTGAAAGAACGATTTGAGGCTGCACATGGAGAAGTAATGACTacagaaaatatatttcaaaagctTGAAAATGAGTTTGCTGCAGTTCAGGAGATAGTGTACGGTCTTATTGGTGAATCACACCGATGCCTTGGAAGACTGAAAGAAATCGCTCTGAGGCCAAATCCACTCTCCACTCCAAATTACATTGACCTAATGATCGAGTCAGAGAAACAGGAAGCCAAGCCTGGCTTTCAGAATCGCATCCATGTATTGATGGAAGTCAGAAAGCGGGCAGAGATAATGGAAAAGGTTTTCAGAGGAGAGGTCCTACCAGAAGAGTGGCAGCAGTATTCAGTTCcacagaaacaaaaaggaaaaggaGTATTTGGTACAATTAAAGACTGGTTGTGTTCAGCTGTTGGCCATGCATTGAGTTCTCAGTCACAACCGGCACATTCAGAGATGAACCAGGTCACCCACAGTGAGAGGGGTAATCCTCGTGGGGGTTACAATAtgcagagaggagggagggataGTCCTCGCGGGGCTTACAATATGCACAGAGGAGGGAGGGATAGTCCTCGCGGGGCTTACAATAtgcagagaggagggagggataGTCCTCGTGGGGCTTACAGTATGCAGAGAGGAGGGATGGATAGTCCTCGCGGGGCTTACAATATACACAGAGGTGGG